The Vicia villosa cultivar HV-30 ecotype Madison, WI linkage group LG1, Vvil1.0, whole genome shotgun sequence genome includes a region encoding these proteins:
- the LOC131623766 gene encoding stem-specific protein TSJT1-like, whose protein sequence is MLGIFKEKLVNAPKELNSPASQNSNTKKAKPSHEILRDFMSCNSSNAFFMTFGNDALLAYSPSNTPSIHQRLFSGLDNIYCAFMGNLHNLSQLNKQYGLSKGSNEAMFIIEAYRTLRDRGPYPADQVLKEFEGSFGFVIYDHKNETVFAASGSDGQIGLYWGIAADGSVVISENLELVKASCAKSFAPFPKGCLFHSEHGLLNFEHPTKKMKAMPRIDSEGVMCGANFNVDSQSRNQMMPRVGSEANWSTWGQT, encoded by the exons ATGTTGGGAATTTTTAAGGAAAAATTGGTGAATGCACCAAAAGAGCTTAATAGTCCAGCTTCTCAGAACTCAAACACTAAGAAAGCTAAACCAAGTCATGAAATTCTTAGAGATTTCATGTCATGCAATTCCTCCAATGCTTTCTTCATGACCTTTGGAAATGATGCTTTATTGGCCTATTCCCCTTCAAACACACCCTCCATTCATCAAAG GTTGTTTAGTGGTTTGGACAACATATATTGTGCTTTCATGGGAAATCTACACAACCTTAGTCAATTGAACAAGCAATATGGACTATCAAAGGGAAGCAATGAGGCCATGTTCATCATCGAGGCGTATCGGACACTTCGCGACCGAGGTCCATACCCTGCTGATCAAGTTCTCAAAGAATTTGAAGGAAGTTTTGGATTTGTCATCTATGACCATAAAAATGAAACTGTTTTTGCTGCATCT ggttCTGATGGACAAATTGGACTGTATTGGGGAATTGCAGCTGATGGGTCAGTGGTTATTTCTGAAAATTTGGAGCTTGTTAAAGCAAGTTGTGCTAAATCATTTGCACCATTTCCAAAAG GGTGTTTGTTTCATAGTGAGCATGGATTGTTGAACTTTGAGCATCCAACAAAGAAGATGAAAGCAATGCCTAGGATTGACAGTGAGGGTGTTATGTGTGGAGCCAACTTCAATGTTGATTCACAGTCAAGGAATCAGATGATGCCACGTGTTGGTAGTGAAGCTAATTGGTCTACTTGGGGACAGACATAA
- the LOC131644979 gene encoding splicing factor U2af large subunit B-like isoform X1 produces MSDTENHAHHGASSPDKPSSRGSGHESTRMRRRDGDRKAFHDNRDRHRDDKYEGFRGRGRYDGYNRQRGRDYDRHNDYDRDRDTRHRYGTHSKRSRRESRSRSRSRSPSQSEGKRTSGFDMAPPATGVTPAVSGQMPGIAHTIQGATQNFSPYGISQIGALSLMQVQPMTQQATRHARRVYVGGLPPFANEQAIASFFSHVMIAIGGNSAGSGDSVVNVYINHEKKFAFVEMRTVEEASNAMALDGIVFEGVSVRVRRPTDYNPSLAAVLGPCQPSANLNLSAVGLSAGSIGGAEGLDRIFVGGLPYYFTEAQMRELLQAFGPLRNFDIVRDKETGNSKGYGFCIYQDPAVTDIACASLNGLKMGDKTLTVRRATVSGHSKPEEDNIFARAQQHIAMQKIALEVVGLNIPGVERGPTNEESPTKVVCLTQAVTTEQLNDNGEYEEILEDMRDECCKFGTLVNVVIPRPNPNGELSAGIGKVFLEYADCTASLAARNALNGRKFGGNIVTAVYYPEENYHSMEYDL; encoded by the exons CCAAGTTCCCGGGGATCTGGTCATGAGAGCACGAGGATGAGAAGGAGAGATGGAGACAGGAAAGCTTTTCATGATAACCGTGACCGTCACAGAGATGATAAATACGAGGGTTTTAGAGGAAGAGGTAGATATGACGGGTATAATCGTCAACGCGGCCGTGATTATGATAG GCATAATGACTATGATCGTGATAGAGATACAAGGCACAGGTATGGGACACATTCAAAGAGATCCAGGAGGGAATCTAGATCTAGATCACGGTCCAGGTCTCCTTCTCAATCAGAAGG AAAAAGGACCTCTGGTTTTGACATGGCACCACCTGCTACGGGTGTAACACCAGCTGTTTCAG GGCAAATGCCGGGGATTGCTCATACAATTCAAGGAGCTACACAAAATTTCTCACCATATGGGATATCACAG ATTGGAGCTCTTTCCTTAATGCAAGTTCAACCTATGACACAGCAG GCTACAAGGCACGCTCGGCGAGTGTACGTTGGCGGGCTTCCTCCGTTTGCTAACGAGCAG GCAATTGCATCTTTCTTTAGCCATGTCATGATTGCTATTGGGGGAAATTCTGCTGGATCAG GTGATTCGGTTGTCAACGTCTACATTAATCATGAGAAGAAATTTGCGTTTGTGGAGATGAGAACCGTTGAAGAAGCCAGCAATGCAATGGCTTTAGATGGAATAGTATTTGAG GGTGTTTCTGTGAGAGTTCGTAGGCCAACTGACTATAACCCTTCGTTAGCTGCAGTTCTAGGTCCTTGCCAGCCAAGTGCAAACCTCAATTTATCTGCTGTTGGACTTTCTGCAGG TTCAATTGGTGGAGCTGAGGGGCTTGATCGCATCTTTGTGGGTGGGCTGCCATACTACTTTACTGAAGCACAAATGAGAGAACTGCTTCAAGCTTTTGG TCCTCTCCGAAATTTTGATATAGTTAGAGATAAAGAAACGGGAAACTCTAAAGGATATGGTTTCTGCATCTATCAG GATCCAGCAGTAACAGACATTGCTTGTGCCTCTCTTAATGGCCTTAAAATGGGAGATAAAACATTGACTGTAAGGCGTGCTACTGTCAG TGGACATTCTAAACCAGAAGAGGATAACATCTTTGCACGGGCACAACAGCATATAGCTATGCAG AAAATAGCTTTGGAAGTGGTTGGACTAAATATTCCAGGAGTCGAAAGAGGCCCAACAAATGAAGAAAGCCCCACTAAAGTTGTATGTTTAACTCAG GCCGTCACTACTGAACAATTAAATGATAATGGAGAATACGAAGAAATATTGGAAGACATGCGGGATGAATGCTGCAAATTTG GGACGTTGGTGAATGTTGTTATTCCTCGTCCAAATCCAAACGGAGAACTGTCTGCAGGTATTGGAAAG GTTTTCTTGGAATACGCTGACTGTACTGCTTCTTTAGCTGCAAGAAATGCTCTGAATGGCAGGAAATTTGGGGGTAATATTGTGACGGCTGTTTACTATCCAGAAGAAAATTATCATAGTATGGAGTATGATTTATAA
- the LOC131623754 gene encoding stem-specific protein TSJT1-like — MLGIFKEKLVNAPKELNSPASQNSNTKKAKPSHEILKDFMSCNSENAFFMTFGNDALLAYSPSNTPSIYQRLFSGLDNIYCAFMGNLHNLSQLNKQYGLSKGSNEAMFIIEAYRTLRDRGPYPADQVLKEFEGSFGFVIYDHTHETVFAASGSDGQIGLYWGIAADGSVVISENLELVKSSCAKSFAPFPNGCLFHSEHGLLNFEHPTKKMKAMPRIDSEGVMCGANFNVDSQSRNQMMPRVGSEANWSTWGQT, encoded by the exons ATGTTGGGAATTTTCAAAGAAAAGTTGGTGAATGCACCAAAAGAGCTTAATAGTCCAGCTTCTCAGAATTCAAACACTAAGAAAGCTAAACCAAGTCATGAAATTCTTAAAGATTTCATGTCATGCAATTccgaaaatgctttcttcatgaCCTTTGGAAATGATGCTTTATTGGCCTATTCCCCTTCAAACACACCCTCCATTTATCAAAG GTTGTTTAGTGGTTTGGACAACATATATTGTGCTTTCATGGGAAATCTGCACAACCTCAGTCAATTGAACAAGCAATATGGACTATCAAAGGGAAGCAATGAGGCCATGTTCATCATCGAGGCGTATCGGACACTTCGCGACCGAGGTCCATACCCTGCTGATCAAGTCCTCAAAGAATTTGAAGGAAGTTTTGGATTTGTGATTTATGATCATACACATGAAACAGTTTTTGCTGCATCT GGTTCTGATGGACAAATTGGACTGTATTGGGGAATTGCAGCTGATGGGTCAGTGGTTATTTCTGAAAATTTGGAACTCGTTAAATCAAGTTGTGCTAAATCATTTGCACCTTTCCCAAATG GGTGTTTGTTTCATAGTGAGCATGGTTTATTGAACTTTGAGCATCCAACAAAGAAGATGAAAGCAATGCCTAGGATTGACAGTGAGGGTGTTATGTGTGGAGCCAACTTCAATGTTGATTCTCAGTCAAGGAATCAGATGATGCCACGTGTTGGTAGTGAAGCTAATTGGTCTACTTGGGGACAAACATAA
- the LOC131644975 gene encoding stem-specific protein TSJT1-like, whose translation MLGIFKEKLVNAPKELNSPASQNTNTKKAKPSHEILRDFMSCNSSNAFFMTFGNDALLAYSPSTTPSIYQRLFSGLDNIYCAFMGNLHNLSQLNKQYGLSKGSNEAMFIIEAYRTLRDRGPYPADQVLKEFEGSFGFVIYDHINETVFAASGSDGQIGLYWGIAADGSVVISENLELVKSSCAKSFAPFPNGCLFHSEHGLLNFEHPTKKMKAMPRIDSEGVMCGANFNVDSQSRNQMMPRVGSEANWSTWGQT comes from the exons ATGTTGGGAATTTTTAAGGAAAAGTTGGTGAATGCACCAAAAGAGCTTAATAGTCCAGCTTCTCAGAACACAAACACTAAGAAAGCTAAACCAAGTCATGAAATTCTTAGAGATTTCATGTCATGTAATTCCTCCAATGCTTTCTTCATGACTTTTGGAAATGATGCTTTATTGGCCTATTCCCCTTCAACCACACCCTCCATTTATCAAAG GTTGTTTAGTGGTTTGGACAACATATATTGTGCTTTCATGGGAAATCTGCACAACCTCAGTCAATTGAACAAGCAATATGGACTATCAAAGGGAAGCAATGAGGCCATGTTCATCATCGAGGCGTATCGGACACTTCGCGACCGAGGTCCATACCCTGCTGATCAAGTCCTCAAAGAATTTGAAGGAAGTTTTGGATTTGTGATCTATGACCATATAAATGAAACTGTTTTTGCTGCATCT GGTTCTGATGGGCAAATTGGATTGTATTGGGGAATTGCAGCTGATGGGTCAGTGGTTATTTCTGAAAATTTGGAACTTGTTAAATCAAGTTGTGCTAAATCATTTGCACCTTTCCCAAATG GGTGTTTGTTTCATAGTGAGCATGGTTTGTTGAACTTTGAGCATCCAACAAAGAAGATGAAAGCAATGCCTAGAATTGACAGTGAGGGTGTTATGTGTGGAGCTAACTTCAATGTTGACTCTCAGTCAAGGAATCAGATGATGCCACGTGTTGGGAGTGAAGCTAATTGGTCTACTTGGGGACAAACATAA
- the LOC131644979 gene encoding splicing factor U2af large subunit B-like isoform X2: protein MRRRDGDRKAFHDNRDRHRDDKYEGFRGRGRYDGYNRQRGRDYDRHNDYDRDRDTRHRYGTHSKRSRRESRSRSRSRSPSQSEGKRTSGFDMAPPATGVTPAVSGQMPGIAHTIQGATQNFSPYGISQIGALSLMQVQPMTQQATRHARRVYVGGLPPFANEQAIASFFSHVMIAIGGNSAGSGDSVVNVYINHEKKFAFVEMRTVEEASNAMALDGIVFEGVSVRVRRPTDYNPSLAAVLGPCQPSANLNLSAVGLSAGSIGGAEGLDRIFVGGLPYYFTEAQMRELLQAFGPLRNFDIVRDKETGNSKGYGFCIYQDPAVTDIACASLNGLKMGDKTLTVRRATVSGHSKPEEDNIFARAQQHIAMQKIALEVVGLNIPGVERGPTNEESPTKVVCLTQAVTTEQLNDNGEYEEILEDMRDECCKFGTLVNVVIPRPNPNGELSAGIGKVFLEYADCTASLAARNALNGRKFGGNIVTAVYYPEENYHSMEYDL, encoded by the exons ATGAGAAGGAGAGATGGAGACAGGAAAGCTTTTCATGATAACCGTGACCGTCACAGAGATGATAAATACGAGGGTTTTAGAGGAAGAGGTAGATATGACGGGTATAATCGTCAACGCGGCCGTGATTATGATAG GCATAATGACTATGATCGTGATAGAGATACAAGGCACAGGTATGGGACACATTCAAAGAGATCCAGGAGGGAATCTAGATCTAGATCACGGTCCAGGTCTCCTTCTCAATCAGAAGG AAAAAGGACCTCTGGTTTTGACATGGCACCACCTGCTACGGGTGTAACACCAGCTGTTTCAG GGCAAATGCCGGGGATTGCTCATACAATTCAAGGAGCTACACAAAATTTCTCACCATATGGGATATCACAG ATTGGAGCTCTTTCCTTAATGCAAGTTCAACCTATGACACAGCAG GCTACAAGGCACGCTCGGCGAGTGTACGTTGGCGGGCTTCCTCCGTTTGCTAACGAGCAG GCAATTGCATCTTTCTTTAGCCATGTCATGATTGCTATTGGGGGAAATTCTGCTGGATCAG GTGATTCGGTTGTCAACGTCTACATTAATCATGAGAAGAAATTTGCGTTTGTGGAGATGAGAACCGTTGAAGAAGCCAGCAATGCAATGGCTTTAGATGGAATAGTATTTGAG GGTGTTTCTGTGAGAGTTCGTAGGCCAACTGACTATAACCCTTCGTTAGCTGCAGTTCTAGGTCCTTGCCAGCCAAGTGCAAACCTCAATTTATCTGCTGTTGGACTTTCTGCAGG TTCAATTGGTGGAGCTGAGGGGCTTGATCGCATCTTTGTGGGTGGGCTGCCATACTACTTTACTGAAGCACAAATGAGAGAACTGCTTCAAGCTTTTGG TCCTCTCCGAAATTTTGATATAGTTAGAGATAAAGAAACGGGAAACTCTAAAGGATATGGTTTCTGCATCTATCAG GATCCAGCAGTAACAGACATTGCTTGTGCCTCTCTTAATGGCCTTAAAATGGGAGATAAAACATTGACTGTAAGGCGTGCTACTGTCAG TGGACATTCTAAACCAGAAGAGGATAACATCTTTGCACGGGCACAACAGCATATAGCTATGCAG AAAATAGCTTTGGAAGTGGTTGGACTAAATATTCCAGGAGTCGAAAGAGGCCCAACAAATGAAGAAAGCCCCACTAAAGTTGTATGTTTAACTCAG GCCGTCACTACTGAACAATTAAATGATAATGGAGAATACGAAGAAATATTGGAAGACATGCGGGATGAATGCTGCAAATTTG GGACGTTGGTGAATGTTGTTATTCCTCGTCCAAATCCAAACGGAGAACTGTCTGCAGGTATTGGAAAG GTTTTCTTGGAATACGCTGACTGTACTGCTTCTTTAGCTGCAAGAAATGCTCTGAATGGCAGGAAATTTGGGGGTAATATTGTGACGGCTGTTTACTATCCAGAAGAAAATTATCATAGTATGGAGTATGATTTATAA